The genomic stretch AGGTCGCCATCCATGCCTTACAAAGTCAGCCTGTTGGAATTTACTTTCCTTCGGAAGCGAATGTGTCCTACTCCCAGGACGGACGAACCTTCACGGAATGGAAGAACGCGAAATGGCAAGCCCAGGATGACTTTGAGCAATCCCAGAAATGGTTCTCGATCAGCGGCGAGTCAATGTCCACGCGATATTTGCGTGTAGCCATTAATAGTCGGGGAAGCATTCCCGAAGGCAAACAGGCTGCCGGTCGGGACGCGTGGCTGTTCGTCGATGAGATTGCTGTCAATCCAGTATTTGAGAGCAGCAAGGAGGTCCAATGACCTCGGAAGAAATTCGGATCGCCAAGTTACGGTTTCGGGATGATCTGTTTAACGACACCCTTCCCTTCTGGCTTGATCGTTGCATCGACGAAGAGCATGGCGGCTACTTCACAGCGTTTGATCGCGACGGAACACGGCTTCAAACGGATAAGTCGGTTTGGTTCCAAGGGCGTTTCGCATGGATGCTGGCGACGATCGCTGATCAAGTCGATCCGCGTGAATATTGGTTGAAGCAGGCTCGAAGCGGTATCGACTTCTTGACGCGACACTGCATCGATCGGGATGGCAGATACTTCTTCCTAGTTACCAGGGATGGCCAGCCACTGCGAAAACGTCGGTATGTATTCTCCGAATGTTTTGCGGCGATGGCCTACGCAGCGTACGGCAAGGCGGCTGATAGTGATGAACACCTGCAGATGGCGATCGATTTGTTTCGCAACATTCGCCATTACACAGGCCCCGATTCAAAGCTGCCTCCCAAGATAAATCCGCGTGTACGAGCCATGAAGTCCTTGGCAACTCCCATGATCTTAATTGGTGTTGGTCAAGAGGTTCGAAAGGCAACTCACCTACAAGATTGCAACGAGGTCATTGACCATTGCATCGAAGAGATTCGTCGAGACTTCATGAAAGAAGACCTAGACTGCGTCTTAGAGAACGTGGGAATGCGAGGCGAAGTGATCGACACGTTCGATGGGCGTCTCGTCAATCCCGGCCACTCCATTGAGTTGGCTTGGTTTTTAATGGAGGAAGCTCGGCAACGAGATCTGCCTGACGTGGCC from Blastopirellula marina encodes the following:
- a CDS encoding AGE family epimerase/isomerase, whose protein sequence is MTSEEIRIAKLRFRDDLFNDTLPFWLDRCIDEEHGGYFTAFDRDGTRLQTDKSVWFQGRFAWMLATIADQVDPREYWLKQARSGIDFLTRHCIDRDGRYFFLVTRDGQPLRKRRYVFSECFAAMAYAAYGKAADSDEHLQMAIDLFRNIRHYTGPDSKLPPKINPRVRAMKSLATPMILIGVGQEVRKATHLQDCNEVIDHCIEEIRRDFMKEDLDCVLENVGMRGEVIDTFDGRLVNPGHSIELAWFLMEEARQRDLPDVASLGQQILDWSLELGWDRQHGGLYYFRDCQGLPCAEYWHDMKFWWPHAEAIIATLLAWRMTGDDKYWNWHKTIFDWSYEHFADPEFGEWFGYLHRDGSLSSTMKGNQWKGPFHLPRMQFYCWQLLEEVIHAQPV